Below is a genomic region from Demequina sp. NBRC 110054.
GAGTGGGCCCAGAAGTTCACCGACGCGGGCGTCCCGATCGTCGGCGACGACATCAAGTCGCAGGTCGGCGCGACCATCACGCACCGCGTGATCGCGAAGCTGTTCGAGGACCGCGGCGTGCGCCTCGACCGCACGTACCAGCTCAACGTCGGCGGCAACATGGACTTCAAGAACATGCTTGAGCGCGACCGCCTCGAGTCCAAGAAGGTCTCGAAGACCCAGGCCGTGACCTCGAACCTCAACGACGGCCCGCTGGCCGGCGTCAAGGACGACCGCAACGTCCACATCGGCCCGTCGGACTACGTCGCGTGGCTCGACGACCGCAAGTGGGCCTACGTCCGCCTCGAGGGCTCGGCCTTCGGCGAGGTGCCCCTCAACCTCGAGTACAAGCTCGAGGTCTGGGACTCCCCGAACTCGGCCGGCATCATCATCGACGCCGTCCGCTGCGCCAAGATCGCCAAGGACCGCGGCATCGGCGGCCCGATCCTGTCGGCCGCGACCTACTTCATGAAGTCGCCGCCCGTCCAGACCGAGGACACCCTCGGCCGCCAGCACCTCGAGGCGTTCATCGCCGGCGAGCGTGAGCGGTAAGCAGTTTCCCGGGCCCATCCCCGGGTAGCGCGAAGGCCGGGATCCCTCACGGGGTCCCGGCCTTCGTCGTGTCCGGTCCTGTTCGTGCCGGGACGATGCGTCACACGGCCGCTGCCACCGCATCCCCGATCGCGATCTCGCCGGAGACGAGCTCCCACTGCTTCCCGACGGTCGCCGGGTCGCGCAGGCACGCGAAGATCGTCGCGGCCACGTCGGCGCGAGGGATCGAGCCGTAGCCGACCTCCTCACCGAGCGCGATGTGACCGCTCGGCTCGTCGTCGGTGAGGCGTCCCGGGCGCAGGATGGTCCAGCGCAGCCCGCTCGCCCGCAGCGCGACGTCGGCATCCCGCTTCGCGTGGACATACGCGACCCACGCCTCGCCGCGGCTCTCGTCCGGCGGGGAGTCCACGCCGATCGCCGAGACCTGCACGAAGCGGTGGATGTGGAGCGAGCGCGCCGCCTCGATCGCGTTGGTCGAACCCTCCAGGTCCACGGTGCGCTTGCGCTCGACGTTGCCGTCCGCGCCTCCCCCGGCGGAGAACACCACGGCGTCGCATCCCCGCAGCGCCTCGACCCACTCGTCGGCGCTCGCGCTCTCGATGTCGAGCAGGCGCGGGCTCACGCCGATGGACTCGAGCTCGGTCGCCTGCTCCTGGCGTCGCACGAGCGGGACGACGTCGATCCCGCGCGCGACGAGCAGCGGGATCAGCCGCCTCGCGACCTTGCCCGCGCCGCCGACGATGGCGACCTTGTCGGGGAGGGACACGTGCATGGATTCCTGTGACTGGCTCATATCTGTGCGACGCGCGGCGGCGCGCTGGTATTCCCACGCCGCGCCGCCGCGCGGGCGGCACGTGGGCCCGGTCGACACCCCCGTCGGCCGTCGCTCTACTCCGTGACCTGGTACTGCGCGTGCACCACCTCGGTCGACTCGTCGGTGGCCAGGAACCGCGCGAACGGCACGCTCAGCGATCCGTCGGCGTCGCGTGCGGCCGCGGTCGCGGCGTAGCCCTCCGAGGAGTGGGGCCGGAGCCCGTCGGCGACGGTGTCCGTGACGGTGACCCGTAACGGCCCGTCCCCCTCCGGCGCGAGGTCGAGCGCCGGCACGGCGTCGCCCTCGTGGACGAGCGACAGCACCGGCACCCCCGGAGGATCGTCGGCGGTGTCGATGGGCGCGCCGGCGACCACCACGCCCTCGACCGACACGTCGCCGAGCCCCGTGCGCGCGAGGTCCGCCGCGAGCATCCCTCCGAGCGAGAAGCCCACCATCAGCACGGGCGCGCCTGCGGGGATGCCCGCCCGCCGCACCGCCTCCTCGACCCCCTTACGGAAGGCCGAAGCCCGCCCCGGGAGCAGTGCGAGCACCGCGATCGCGTCCAGGTCGTTGGGCGCGGGGGTGTCGCCGTCGAACACCACCCAGTCCTTCGTCGAGGGCAGGGTGATCACCCAGCTCTCCTCCCCTGCGGCGGTGGTGACCTTGGCGATGTCGACCACGGCCTTGTCCTGGCCGCCCATCGTGTCGACCAGCTCGCAGTCGGCGATGAGCTCGGCGACCGAGGCGGGTCGCGAGGCGTCAAGCGTCTCCTTGGCCTCCGCCGCCTCCGCCGCCTCCTCGCCCTCCTCGCCATGGTCTGCCGAGTACGGACCTGCCTGTGGCTCGGTGATGAAGGCGTCGATGCAGGCCCGCCAGTACGCGTAGAGGCCGGCCGGGGGCGCGAGCAGGGAGAGAGCCGCGCCGATTCCCGGGAGAGTGAGGCTCCGTTCGATGTCGAGCACCTCGGGCCGGGTGAGCGCCTCGATCTCGCTCGCGATGGCGTCGAGCCGCGCGTTCCTCTCCGGCACGCGCGGACCCCACCACGCGGTCCGCTCCCCCTGGGCGGTCCCGAATCCGGGCGGGCACCCGAGAACGCGCTCCGCCGCCACCCCGCCTGTGTCCTCGATCGCGACCGCGGCGCGGACCAGCAGGTCAGCGCCCTCGCGGCGCAGCTCGACGAGGTCGCCGACCGCTGCGCCGAGGCTCGCCTGCGCCTCCATGGTCGCACCCGCGATCCAGCCCAGGCCCGTGTCGAGATTCAGCGCAGACGCCCTCTGCTCGAAGGCGTCGGCCTCACGCCGCATGGTCGCCGCGCACGAGCGAAGGTCGTCCGCGGCCTCACTCATCGCGCGCGTCCCTCGCATCGACCGCGGCCCCGTGGGCGGGGCTGCCTCCCAGTTCCTGATCCACCGCAAGAATCTCCGCGACGCAGTCCTGCGCGACCCTCGCGAGGCTCATCGCCTCGGCGCAGATCGCGGCGGCGGCCCGCCGATGCTCAGCGTCCATGCACGCGACCGCTGCGAGCAGGCTCGCGTGCCCCGCCATCTCCGCGGCGTCCGCGGGGCGCGCGGTGAGCGCCTCGGCTCCGAGCGCCCGCAGCGCCAGTACCGTACGCGCGGCCCGGTCCTCATCGATCATGAGATTCGCCATGACCCCCCTTCCGTCGCCGGCAGGCTAGGCGCCGGCCACCCTGGCGCGCGCGCTCGTCAGGCTCCGCTGGGGAGAAGGCAGTCAGGTCAAGGGCCTGTGGCCGAGGCGCGGTCGCGTCACAGCGTCCACGGGCAAGGCGTCAGGGGTGAAGGCAGATCAGGGCTGGAAGGGGTCGCTCGAGGTCGGCGGCATGGGCTGGCCGGGCGCCGGCGGCGGCGTCATCGGGATGTGGCCCCACTCGGCGCCCTTCGGGTTGGGGCCGTACGCATTCGTCCCCGGCTCGGAGTCGAGAATCGTGAACACGAAGATCACGATCGATCCGCCGGGGATGAGGCCCAGGAGGATCCACCAGCCGGAACGACCCGTGTCGTGCAGGCGGCGAATCACCACGGCGAGGGACGGCAGGAACAGCGCGATGGCGACCGCGAGCAGCAGGATGCTGCCGATCACGAGCGGAGTCACGTTGAAATCGTCGAAGGCCGACTCCGGGATCGTGCCGTCGGCCTCGGCCTGCGAGAACACGGGCGCGAACGCCATCGCGTAGAGGATCCAGAAGACGATCTGGAACGGGATCTCGATGAGGAAGATGAAGAGCTGGAACCACCAGTACTCGGAGCGCCGCGCGCGTCCCGAGAAGTCCGCGTACTTGCTGAAGCAGACCTTGATCGCCTCGCCGAATCCCATGATGTTCCCCCTGGTGCTATGCCGTTCCATCGCGATGATGGCGCGGATCCACCCTAGCCGGGGAACACGTCTCGCGACAGCGGTCGCGAAGGTTCAGGGCCCAGGGACGATGCGGCAGCAGGGACGACGCCGGGTGCCGACGATGCGGGGGTCGGGACGATGCGGTTCACGCCGCGCGTCGCGACACCAGGAGAACGACGCCGAGCGTCGCCATCAGTCCCCCGCCCGCGGCGCGCATCCTCGCGAGCCTGCGCGGCGATCCCGCGAACCAGTCACGCGCCCACGCCGCGAGCAGCGCGTACAGGCCGTCACTGACGATCGCGATCACCGAGAACACCACGCCGAGCACGAGGATCTGCGCCCACGCGGGTCCCGCGGCCGGCTCGACGAACTGCGGCAGCACGGCGGCGACGAAGACGAGGGTCTTGGGGTTCGTCACCCCGACCACGAACGACTCGGCGAGGACCTTCCAGACCGAGGTCTCCTCGGCGACCACCGCATCGTCCTGGTCCCAGCCCCGGATGCCGTCGTGACGGTGACGGATCGCCTGGATGCCCAGGTAGATCAGATAGAGGCCGCCGACGATCTTGAGGATCACGAAGGCCGCCTCGGACGCGGCGATGAGCGCGCCGACGCCCGTCGCGACCAGCACGGCGTGGACGATGAAGCCGCCGGCGTTGCCCACGACCGACAGCAGCGCGCGGCCCCGCCCGTGCTGGAGCGCGCGGCCGACGATGAACAGGACGCTCGGCCCCGGGATCGCGATGACGACGAAGGCGAGCGCCGCGAAGGCGAGCAGCGTGTGCGGCGCGATCACGGCGCACCCCCGCCGGCCTGGCCCGCCTCGGTGCCCGCGACCCGCGCCTGGCGGGCCTCCTTGATCGCGTCGAGCGCATCGACCGCGTCGAGCGCGAGCGGCGCGAGCGGCTTGATCCGCGCCGCGCGGATGAGCCGCGACAGCGTCGGCGCGAGGCGCCCCACGATCTTGCGCGACACCCGACCGCCCTCGGAGAGGTCCTGCACCCAGCCGAGCGTGACGATCATCTGCACGAGCCACAGCAGCTCGGGCAACGCGGCGCGCAGACGGGCGTCGGTCTTGAGGTCCGAGCCCTCGATGACGTCCTCGTACAGCGCGATGAAGGTCTCGCGCGC
It encodes:
- a CDS encoding inositol-3-phosphate synthase — protein: MAKLRVAIVGVGNCATSLIQGVEFYKNTPADEKVPGLMHVQLGDYHVSDIEFVAAFDVDSLKVGKELVEATNASENNTIKICEVPKTDVQVSRGVTLDGLGKYYRETIVESDDAPVDVVQTLKDTEADVLVCYLPVGSEQAAKYYAQCAIDANVAFVNALPVFIASDPEWAQKFTDAGVPIVGDDIKSQVGATITHRVIAKLFEDRGVRLDRTYQLNVGGNMDFKNMLERDRLESKKVSKTQAVTSNLNDGPLAGVKDDRNVHIGPSDYVAWLDDRKWAYVRLEGSAFGEVPLNLEYKLEVWDSPNSAGIIIDAVRCAKIAKDRGIGGPILSAATYFMKSPPVQTEDTLGRQHLEAFIAGERER
- a CDS encoding SDR family oxidoreductase, coding for MHVSLPDKVAIVGGAGKVARRLIPLLVARGIDVVPLVRRQEQATELESIGVSPRLLDIESASADEWVEALRGCDAVVFSAGGGADGNVERKRTVDLEGSTNAIEAARSLHIHRFVQVSAIGVDSPPDESRGEAWVAYVHAKRDADVALRASGLRWTILRPGRLTDDEPSGHIALGEEVGYGSIPRADVAATIFACLRDPATVGKQWELVSGEIAIGDAVAAAV
- a CDS encoding DUF805 domain-containing protein; this encodes MGFGEAIKVCFSKYADFSGRARRSEYWWFQLFIFLIEIPFQIVFWILYAMAFAPVFSQAEADGTIPESAFDDFNVTPLVIGSILLLAVAIALFLPSLAVVIRRLHDTGRSGWWILLGLIPGGSIVIFVFTILDSEPGTNAYGPNPKGAEWGHIPMTPPPAPGQPMPPTSSDPFQP
- a CDS encoding LysE family translocator produces the protein MIAPHTLLAFAALAFVVIAIPGPSVLFIVGRALQHGRGRALLSVVGNAGGFIVHAVLVATGVGALIAASEAAFVILKIVGGLYLIYLGIQAIRHRHDGIRGWDQDDAVVAEETSVWKVLAESFVVGVTNPKTLVFVAAVLPQFVEPAAGPAWAQILVLGVVFSVIAIVSDGLYALLAAWARDWFAGSPRRLARMRAAGGGLMATLGVVLLVSRRAA